A window of the Cannabis sativa cultivar Pink pepper isolate KNU-18-1 chromosome X, ASM2916894v1, whole genome shotgun sequence genome harbors these coding sequences:
- the LOC115702594 gene encoding thioredoxin reductase NTRB: MECSSCCMGLNHRGPKLTKTTSTSSSKNNNNKNREYEERCIPIEMSFRPNQKTLFSLLKKARSFVASTSTTAAIAATSSSSSSAIAMDAPNTLTTKLCIIGSGPAAHTAAIYAARAELNPILFEGWMANDIAPGGQLTTTSDVENFPGFPDGILGIELTDRFRSQSLRFGTQIFTETVSRVDFSATPFKIFSDSKTVIADSVIVATGAVAKRLEFAGSGEGKDGFWNRGISACAVCDGAAPIFRNKPLAVIGGGDSAMEEANFLTKYGSEVYIIHRRDSFRASKIMQNRALSNPKIKVVWNSAVVEAYGEGDKKNNLGGLKIKNSVSGEVSDLKVSGLFFAIGHEPATKFLDGQLELDSDGYVATKPGSTVTSVRGVFAAGDVQDKKYRQAVTAAGTGCMAALEAEHYLQEIGSQQDKTD, from the exons ATGGAATGCTCCTCTTGTTGTATGGGCCTTAATCACCGAGGCCCAAAGCTAACCAAAACAACCTCAACATCTTCCtccaaaaacaacaacaacaaaaaca GGGAATATGAAGAGAGGTGTATACCAATAGAAATGAGTTTCCGCCCAAACCAAaaaactctcttttctcttctcaAAAAAGCTCGTTCCTTTGTTGCTTCAACCTCCACCACCGCCGCCATTGCTgctacttcttcttcttcctcctccgcCATCGCCATGGATGCTCCCAACACTCTCACCACCAAGCTTTGCATCATCGGAAGTGGCCCCGCAGCCCACACTGCCGCAATCTACGCTGCTCGTGCCGAGCTCAACCCTATTCTCTTCGAGGGTTGGATGGCTAACGACATCGCCCCCGGTGGCCagctcaccaccacctccgacgtCGAGAATTTTCCCGGCTTTCCAGATGGCATCCTTGGAATCGAACTCACAGACCGATTCCGTAGCCAATCTCTCCGATTCGGCACTCAAATCTTCACCGAAACCGTCTCTCGCGTTGACTTCTCCGCAACTCCCTTTAAGATATTCTCCGATTCCAAGACCGTTATTGCCGACTCCGTCATCGTCGCAACCGGCGCTGTTGCCAAAAGACTCGAGTTCGCCGGATCGGGTGAGGGAAAAGACGGATTCTGGAACCGTGGGATTTCGGCCTGCGCCGTTTGCGACGGTGCTGCCCCAATCTTCCGTAACAAGCCACTTGCGGTGATTGGTGGAGGAGACTCGGCGATGGAGGAAGCTAACTTCTTGACCAAGTATGGATCGGAGGTGTACATAATCCACAGGAGGGACAGCTTCAGGGCTTCGAAGATTATGCAGAATCGAGCTCTGAGTAACCCTAAGATCAAAGTGGTGTGGAATTCTGCGGTGGTGGAGGCGTACGGAGAGGGAGATAAGAAGAATAATCTGGGTGGGTTGAAGATCAAGAACTCAGTGAGTGGTGAAGTGAGTGATTTGAAGGTGTCTGGACTGTTCTTTGCAATTGGGCATGAGCCTGCCACCAAGTTTTTGGATGGTCAGCTTGAGCTGGACTCAGATGGGTACGTTGCCACCAAGCCAGGTAGCACTGTGACCAGTGTGCGTGGAGTTTTTGCAGCTGGTGATGTTCAGGACAAGAAGTATAGGCAGGCTGTTACAGCTGCCGGGACTG GGTGCATGGCAGCATTGGAAGCGGAGCATTACTTGCAAGAGATTGGATCACAGCAGGACAAGACTGACTGA